From Bactrocera oleae isolate idBacOlea1 chromosome 4, idBacOlea1, whole genome shotgun sequence:
ATCAACTTATTGCAATTGATGGTGGACACGCGAGCCGATCAACGCGCGAATCCTGAGCAAAGCTTGGCTTGCTTCGATTATTATCTTAAAGTGTTCGACGATCTCAACGAAGAGTACCGCCTAAGTTTTGCTGCTTGCTTGGACACAGCTGATGTTGAGCGGAGAAAGATCGACGCTGCCACACAACCTGAACGCGATGCCATTGAAAAGTCGGCAAATTCATCGTGTGAGGCTCTGAACGTTTGCGCAAACCTTGTTGGTTCTATCGAATATTTCAGTTGCTTTTCGAGTGCTGTAAGTGGAGTCTGATCACCGATGACTGGGgtgaaatattgtttaaaagaattattattttttagggcAAACGAAACACCGAAAGCATGTACGAGATTTCAGCAGATGCTGGCGAATCACTAGCAAATGTACGCGAAAGCTATCGCTTAATAGAAAATGCTGAACATCGCTGTACGAATGCATCTGAACGTGAATATGTGGAGAATACTTATAAGACTAATTTGGAATTACAAAGCTGTCTTAGAGGCGAAACGGCAGTACCGACGATCGTCGCTCCTACAGAAATACCTACGTCTACTCAGGACATAGCAACAGTGACAACTGAAGAGCCCGAAACAACAGCGGCATCAACAGAGTCAATTTCAGATACTCCTGAAACAACAGCGGCATCAACAGAGTCAATTTCAGATGCTCCTGAAACAGCAACAGAGGGTGATTTCATGCCAGAAGAAGACCTTTTTGCCATGAGGAAACTTCTTGCTAAACTTAAAAGTAGACTTGCATTGAGCAAATATTAAGGGCCTAATGCTTGAAACCCACTAAATAAAAATGCACCAAACTTTATCCTAATTAAAATGTCTACTTTGGCAGAAACACATTATTATATGGAAGATTGAGAAACCCTGTATT
This genomic window contains:
- the LOC106627254 gene encoding uncharacterized protein, which encodes MYKLSIILLSLIAGSAFGASTNNLLRSTEINLLQLMVDTRADQRANPEQSLACFDYYLKVFDDLNEEYRLSFAACLDTADVERRKIDAATQPERDAIEKSANSSCEALNVCANLVGSIEYFSCFSSAGKRNTESMYEISADAGESLANVRESYRLIENAEHRCTNASEREYVENTYKTNLELQSCLRGETAVPTIVAPTEIPTSTQDIATVTTEEPETTAASTESISDTPETTAASTESISDAPETATEGDFMPEEDLFAMRKLLAKLKSRLALSKY